A DNA window from bacterium contains the following coding sequences:
- a CDS encoding ferredoxin, with protein MKVKIEDGCIACGACESICEAVFTVEDIAVVNEANIAGNEECVKEAAEACPVSVIVIE; from the coding sequence ATGAAAGTAAAGATTGAAGATGGTTGTATAGCTTGTGGTGCTTGCGAATCTATTTGCGAAGCAGTTTTCACAGTAGAAGATATTGCTGTGGTTAATGAAGCTAATATCGCCGGCAACGAAGAATGTGTTAAAGAAGCTGCAGAAGCTTGTCCTGTAAGTGTAATCGTTATTGAGTAA